One genomic segment of Oncorhynchus mykiss isolate Arlee chromosome 10, USDA_OmykA_1.1, whole genome shotgun sequence includes these proteins:
- the LOC100135902 gene encoding caspase 6 precursor isoform X3 produces the protein MSCPVNKDTKGSLEKDNKTSQTTGPSENLTETDGYFCSSFSMDPAEEYKMNHKRRGLALIFNQEHFFWHLRMPPRNGTNADRSNLVKRFEDLNFEVQAFDNLKVEEVLDQISQAAEANHADADCFVCVFLSHGENDHVYAYDDKIAIQDITALFKGDKCKSLVGKPKIFILQACRGDKHDDPVTPMDVVDSEVKTNEVVVDAGVVYTLPAGADFIMCYSVAEGYYSHRETINGSWYIQDLCGAMWKFGDSLEFTELLTLVNRKVSMRSVGNCNDKTAIGKKQVPCFASMLTRKLYFRPKKQ, from the exons ATGTCGTGTCCAGTGAATAAAGACACTAAAG GAAGCTTGGAAAAAGACAACAAAACATCCCAGACGACAG GTCCTAGTGAGAACCTTACAGAAACAGATGGGTATTTCTGCAG TTCTTTCTCTATGGACCCTGCGGAGGAGTACAAGATGAACCACAAGCGGCGAGGCCTGGCTCTCATCTTCAACCAGGAGCACTTCTTCTGGCATCTGAGGATGCCCCCCCGCAACGGGACCAATGCTGACCGCTCCAATCTGGTCAAAAG ATTTGAGGACTTGAACTTTGAAGTGCAGGCCTTTGATAATCTGAAGGTGGAGGAAGTTCTGGATCAAATCAGTCAGG CGGCTGAGGCCAACCATGCTGATGCAGACTGCTTCGTGTGCGTCTTTCTGAGCCACGGAGAGAACGACCACGTCTATGCTTACGACGACAAGATCGCTATCCAGGACATCACTGCCCTGTTCAAAGGAGACAAGTGTAAGAGCCTGGTGGGCAAGCCCAAGATCTTCATACTACAG GCGTGCCGTGGGGACAAGCATGACGATCCAGTGACCCCCATGGACGTGGTGGACAGCGAGGTGAAGACCAACGAGGTGGTGGTGGACGCTGGGGTGGTCTACACCCTCCCTGCTGGCGCTGACTTCATCATGTGTTACTCTGTGGCTGAAG GCTACTATTCCCACCGCGAGACGATCAACGGCTCCTGGTACATCCAGGACCTGTGTGGGGCCATGTGGAAGTTCGGAGATTCCCTGGAGTTCACGGAGCTCCTGACCCTGGTCAACAGGAAGGTGTCCATGAGGAGCGTCGGGAATTGTAACGACAAGACCGCCATCGGGAAGAAACAGGTCCCCTGCTTCGCGTCCATGCTCACCAGGAAGCTCTACTTCCGACCCAAGAAGCAGTAA
- the LOC100135902 gene encoding caspase 6 precursor (The RefSeq protein has 1 substitution compared to this genomic sequence), whose translation MSCPVNKDTKGSLEKDNKTSQTTGPSENLTETDGYFCSSSFSMDPAEEYKMNHKRRGLALIFNQEHFFWHLRMPPRNGTNADRSNLVKRFEDLNFEVQAFDNLKVEEVLDQISQAAEANHADADCFVCVFLSHGENDHVYAYDDKIAIQDITALFKGDKCKSLVGKPKIFILQACRGDKHDDPVTPMDVVDSEVKTNEVVVDAGVVYTLPAGADFIMCYSVAEGYYSHRETINGSWYIQDLCGAMRKFGDSLEFTELLTLVNRKVSMRSVGNCNDKTAIGKKQVPCFASMLTRKLYFRPKKQ comes from the exons ATGTCGTGTCCAGTGAATAAAGACACTAAAG GAAGCTTGGAAAAAGACAACAAAACATCCCAGACGACAG GTCCTAGTGAGAACCTTACAGAAACAGATGGGTATTTCTGCAG CAGTTCTTTCTCTATGGACCCTGCGGAGGAGTACAAGATGAACCACAAGCGGCGAGGCCTGGCTCTCATCTTCAACCAGGAGCACTTCTTCTGGCATCTGAGGATGCCCCCCCGCAACGGGACCAATGCTGACCGCTCCAATCTGGTCAAAAG ATTTGAGGACTTGAACTTTGAAGTGCAGGCCTTTGATAATCTGAAGGTGGAGGAAGTTCTGGATCAAATCAGTCAGG CGGCTGAGGCCAACCATGCTGATGCAGACTGCTTCGTGTGCGTCTTTCTGAGCCACGGAGAGAACGACCACGTCTATGCTTACGACGACAAGATCGCTATCCAGGACATCACTGCCCTGTTCAAAGGAGACAAGTGTAAGAGCCTGGTGGGCAAGCCCAAGATCTTCATACTACAG GCGTGCCGTGGGGACAAGCATGACGATCCAGTGACCCCCATGGACGTGGTGGACAGCGAGGTGAAGACCAACGAGGTGGTGGTGGACGCTGGGGTGGTCTACACCCTCCCTGCTGGCGCTGACTTCATCATGTGTTACTCTGTGGCTGAAG GCTACTATTCCCACCGCGAGACGATCAACGGCTCCTGGTACATCCAGGACCTGTGTGGGGCCATGTGGAAGTTCGGAGATTCCCTGGAGTTCACGGAGCTCCTGACCCTGGTCAACAGGAAGGTGTCCATGAGGAGCGTCGGGAATTGTAACGACAAGACCGCCATCGGGAAGAAACAGGTCCCCTGCTTCGCGTCCATGCTCACCAGGAAGCTCTACTTCCGACCCAAGAAGCAGTAA
- the LOC100135902 gene encoding caspase 6 precursor isoform X1, with translation MSCPVNKDTKVTGSLEKDNKTSQTTGPSENLTETDGYFCSSSFSMDPAEEYKMNHKRRGLALIFNQEHFFWHLRMPPRNGTNADRSNLVKRFEDLNFEVQAFDNLKVEEVLDQISQAAEANHADADCFVCVFLSHGENDHVYAYDDKIAIQDITALFKGDKCKSLVGKPKIFILQACRGDKHDDPVTPMDVVDSEVKTNEVVVDAGVVYTLPAGADFIMCYSVAEGYYSHRETINGSWYIQDLCGAMWKFGDSLEFTELLTLVNRKVSMRSVGNCNDKTAIGKKQVPCFASMLTRKLYFRPKKQ, from the exons ATGTCGTGTCCAGTGAATAAAGACACTAAAG TCACAGGAAGCTTGGAAAAAGACAACAAAACATCCCAGACGACAG GTCCTAGTGAGAACCTTACAGAAACAGATGGGTATTTCTGCAG CAGTTCTTTCTCTATGGACCCTGCGGAGGAGTACAAGATGAACCACAAGCGGCGAGGCCTGGCTCTCATCTTCAACCAGGAGCACTTCTTCTGGCATCTGAGGATGCCCCCCCGCAACGGGACCAATGCTGACCGCTCCAATCTGGTCAAAAG ATTTGAGGACTTGAACTTTGAAGTGCAGGCCTTTGATAATCTGAAGGTGGAGGAAGTTCTGGATCAAATCAGTCAGG CGGCTGAGGCCAACCATGCTGATGCAGACTGCTTCGTGTGCGTCTTTCTGAGCCACGGAGAGAACGACCACGTCTATGCTTACGACGACAAGATCGCTATCCAGGACATCACTGCCCTGTTCAAAGGAGACAAGTGTAAGAGCCTGGTGGGCAAGCCCAAGATCTTCATACTACAG GCGTGCCGTGGGGACAAGCATGACGATCCAGTGACCCCCATGGACGTGGTGGACAGCGAGGTGAAGACCAACGAGGTGGTGGTGGACGCTGGGGTGGTCTACACCCTCCCTGCTGGCGCTGACTTCATCATGTGTTACTCTGTGGCTGAAG GCTACTATTCCCACCGCGAGACGATCAACGGCTCCTGGTACATCCAGGACCTGTGTGGGGCCATGTGGAAGTTCGGAGATTCCCTGGAGTTCACGGAGCTCCTGACCCTGGTCAACAGGAAGGTGTCCATGAGGAGCGTCGGGAATTGTAACGACAAGACCGCCATCGGGAAGAAACAGGTCCCCTGCTTCGCGTCCATGCTCACCAGGAAGCTCTACTTCCGACCCAAGAAGCAGTAA
- the LOC100135902 gene encoding caspase 6 precursor isoform X2 yields the protein MSCPVNKDTKVTGSLEKDNKTSQTTGPSENLTETDGYFCSSFSMDPAEEYKMNHKRRGLALIFNQEHFFWHLRMPPRNGTNADRSNLVKRFEDLNFEVQAFDNLKVEEVLDQISQAAEANHADADCFVCVFLSHGENDHVYAYDDKIAIQDITALFKGDKCKSLVGKPKIFILQACRGDKHDDPVTPMDVVDSEVKTNEVVVDAGVVYTLPAGADFIMCYSVAEGYYSHRETINGSWYIQDLCGAMWKFGDSLEFTELLTLVNRKVSMRSVGNCNDKTAIGKKQVPCFASMLTRKLYFRPKKQ from the exons ATGTCGTGTCCAGTGAATAAAGACACTAAAG TCACAGGAAGCTTGGAAAAAGACAACAAAACATCCCAGACGACAG GTCCTAGTGAGAACCTTACAGAAACAGATGGGTATTTCTGCAG TTCTTTCTCTATGGACCCTGCGGAGGAGTACAAGATGAACCACAAGCGGCGAGGCCTGGCTCTCATCTTCAACCAGGAGCACTTCTTCTGGCATCTGAGGATGCCCCCCCGCAACGGGACCAATGCTGACCGCTCCAATCTGGTCAAAAG ATTTGAGGACTTGAACTTTGAAGTGCAGGCCTTTGATAATCTGAAGGTGGAGGAAGTTCTGGATCAAATCAGTCAGG CGGCTGAGGCCAACCATGCTGATGCAGACTGCTTCGTGTGCGTCTTTCTGAGCCACGGAGAGAACGACCACGTCTATGCTTACGACGACAAGATCGCTATCCAGGACATCACTGCCCTGTTCAAAGGAGACAAGTGTAAGAGCCTGGTGGGCAAGCCCAAGATCTTCATACTACAG GCGTGCCGTGGGGACAAGCATGACGATCCAGTGACCCCCATGGACGTGGTGGACAGCGAGGTGAAGACCAACGAGGTGGTGGTGGACGCTGGGGTGGTCTACACCCTCCCTGCTGGCGCTGACTTCATCATGTGTTACTCTGTGGCTGAAG GCTACTATTCCCACCGCGAGACGATCAACGGCTCCTGGTACATCCAGGACCTGTGTGGGGCCATGTGGAAGTTCGGAGATTCCCTGGAGTTCACGGAGCTCCTGACCCTGGTCAACAGGAAGGTGTCCATGAGGAGCGTCGGGAATTGTAACGACAAGACCGCCATCGGGAAGAAACAGGTCCCCTGCTTCGCGTCCATGCTCACCAGGAAGCTCTACTTCCGACCCAAGAAGCAGTAA